In one Mucilaginibacter ginsenosidivorax genomic region, the following are encoded:
- a CDS encoding lactonase family protein codes for MKKVLLIIAMLSPLFNYAQDKKPIPKSFDLVVGTYTTGTSKGIMVYRFYTQSGKLAYLSQIDGVTNPSYLTISKNNKFIYAVNEVTKGEVSAFSFDAKTGKIDFINKQSSLGADPCYIAVDKAQKNVFVANYSSGQVAVLPVNKDGSLGNGIETVRNEEGKGPNKERQEGPHAHMSILSPDEKYLFYNDLGTDRINIYRYRAGKASPLTDPTFVSVTPGEGPRHLEYSLDKKHVYLATEMGSNVFVFDYDNGKFKQKQVITLLPDGFTGKTAAAAIHLSPDGRFLYVSNRLETNEIICYAVNQETGGLTFVSRQPTYGKNPRDFAIDPWGNYLVVANQGSDSMFVFKIDQNTGKLTQTGIKIDIGNPVCLKFTAAE; via the coding sequence ATGAAAAAAGTTCTTTTGATCATAGCGATGCTATCGCCTTTGTTTAATTACGCCCAGGATAAAAAGCCAATTCCCAAATCATTTGACCTGGTTGTAGGTACGTATACAACAGGTACCAGTAAGGGTATTATGGTTTACCGTTTTTATACCCAGAGTGGCAAACTTGCTTATTTAAGCCAGATAGATGGTGTAACCAATCCATCGTACCTTACTATCAGCAAAAACAATAAATTTATTTACGCCGTAAACGAAGTTACCAAAGGCGAGGTGAGCGCATTTTCATTTGATGCCAAAACCGGTAAAATAGATTTCATCAACAAACAATCATCTTTAGGTGCCGATCCATGCTATATTGCTGTAGACAAAGCACAAAAAAATGTATTTGTAGCCAACTATTCAAGCGGCCAGGTTGCCGTGCTACCTGTTAATAAGGACGGTTCTTTAGGCAACGGCATTGAAACTGTACGTAATGAAGAGGGTAAAGGCCCCAACAAAGAACGCCAGGAAGGCCCGCATGCCCATATGAGCATATTGTCGCCCGATGAAAAATACCTGTTTTATAATGATTTGGGTACCGATAGGATAAACATCTATCGCTATCGCGCAGGTAAGGCATCTCCATTAACCGATCCTACCTTTGTAAGTGTTACTCCGGGAGAAGGCCCCCGCCACTTGGAGTATTCTTTGGATAAAAAGCATGTTTACCTGGCAACAGAAATGGGATCGAATGTATTTGTATTTGATTATGACAATGGTAAGTTTAAACAGAAACAGGTAATAACTTTGTTGCCGGATGGATTTACAGGCAAAACAGCTGCCGCAGCTATACACTTATCGCCTGATGGCCGTTTTCTGTACGTATCTAACCGTTTAGAGACCAACGAAATTATTTGTTATGCGGTGAACCAGGAAACAGGCGGGCTTACCTTTGTATCGCGCCAACCTACCTACGGCAAAAACCCACGCGATTTTGCCATCGACCCATGGGGCAATTACCTGGTGGTTGCCAACCAGGGCAGCGATAGTATGTTTGTATTTAAAATAGACCAAAATACAGGTAAGCTAACCCAAACAGGCATTAAAATAGATATTGGCAACCCGGTTTGTTTGAAATTTACAGCGGCAGAATAG
- a CDS encoding pseudouridine synthase: MVFKRPTGSRDDRPGKSTGRSSRGDEKPKRPATAKGKATPDGEKKKLSRPDKPFQSNRFSDDKPKSNFRDSASSGDKKSSGRSKPYSGRPSAGDDRPKSNFRDGASSGDKKTFSPRSKPYSGRPTGGDFEDRPKRSFGAGSSASGERKPYSGRPTSGEGEERPKRNFGGSSAGEKKPYSSPLTRTSNTDFGDKPKRSFGTGAERSTDKKFGERPEGGFKKREGGFSKDKPAYNADKPQRKPTYDKITKDTSAPERTMRGRKKPAETKTKDDGLIRLNRYISNAGICSRRKADELIIAGVVSVNGVVVDELGAKIDPRKDEIKYNGETLRREKMVYVLLNKPKDYITTTEDPQERRTVMHLVEKATKERIYPIGRLDRNTTGLLLMTNDGDLADKLSHPRSNISKLYQVELNKALSQGDLNKITYGIELEDGLIKPDSVSYVAGASKREVGIQIHSGKNRVVRRIFESLGYEVVKLDRVVYANLTKKDLPRGRYRHLEESEIIQLKHLIK; encoded by the coding sequence ATGGTATTTAAGAGACCAACAGGTAGTCGCGATGACAGGCCAGGAAAATCAACTGGCAGAAGCTCAAGAGGCGACGAAAAGCCAAAAAGACCGGCAACCGCAAAAGGCAAAGCCACTCCGGACGGAGAAAAGAAGAAACTATCCAGACCGGATAAACCATTCCAAAGCAACAGGTTCAGTGATGATAAGCCCAAAAGCAATTTCAGGGACAGCGCATCATCTGGCGACAAAAAATCGTCGGGCAGGTCAAAGCCGTATTCCGGCAGACCATCTGCAGGTGACGACAGGCCTAAAAGTAACTTTAGAGACGGTGCTTCATCTGGCGATAAAAAAACTTTTTCGCCACGCAGTAAGCCCTACTCCGGCAGGCCAACAGGTGGTGATTTTGAAGACAGGCCAAAAAGAAGCTTCGGCGCAGGCTCATCGGCCAGCGGCGAAAGAAAACCATACTCTGGCCGTCCAACTTCCGGCGAAGGTGAAGAAAGACCCAAAAGAAACTTTGGCGGCAGCAGTGCCGGCGAAAAGAAACCATACTCTTCTCCACTTACACGTACATCAAATACCGATTTTGGCGATAAACCCAAAAGAAGCTTTGGGACGGGTGCAGAAAGATCAACAGATAAAAAATTTGGCGAAAGGCCCGAAGGCGGATTTAAAAAACGCGAAGGCGGTTTTTCAAAAGATAAACCGGCTTACAATGCCGACAAGCCACAACGTAAACCTACTTACGACAAGATAACCAAAGATACCAGCGCGCCCGAAAGGACCATGCGTGGCCGTAAAAAACCAGCCGAAACCAAAACTAAGGATGATGGGCTGATCCGCCTTAACCGTTATATATCAAATGCAGGCATCTGCTCTCGCCGTAAGGCCGATGAACTGATCATTGCAGGTGTGGTATCGGTAAATGGTGTAGTGGTTGACGAATTAGGTGCCAAAATTGATCCCCGTAAGGATGAGATCAAATATAACGGCGAAACACTGCGTCGCGAAAAAATGGTTTACGTATTATTAAATAAACCAAAGGATTACATTACCACCACCGAAGACCCACAAGAGCGCCGTACTGTAATGCACCTGGTTGAAAAAGCAACCAAAGAGCGCATTTATCCAATTGGCCGTTTAGACAGGAACACCACCGGGTTATTATTAATGACCAACGATGGCGACCTTGCCGATAAATTATCGCACCCGCGCAGCAACATCAGCAAACTATACCAGGTTGAATTAAATAAAGCTTTATCTCAAGGCGATCTGAACAAGATTACTTATGGTATCGAGCTGGAAGATGGTTTAATTAAACCCGATTCGGTATCGTACGTTGCCGGTGCATCAAAAAGAGAAGTGGGCATCCAGATTCACAGCGGAAAAAACCGTGTGGTACGCCGCATTTTTGAAAGCCTTGGTTACGAAGTTGTAAAACTGGATAGGGTGGTTTACGCCAACCTCACCAAAAAAGACCTTCCACGCGGCCGTTATCGCCATTTAGAAGAAAGCGAGATCATCCAGCTTAAACACCTGATAAAATAA
- a CDS encoding lytic transglycosylase domain-containing protein, whose product MIKKEMIKKHLLTCSVILVLALISKLNIYGTTITETVAKPAKLSHRTSKFIFIKSTTAAYNFADEALPVNDARVTKKLNKSLSQHSFKSVQSTLLHRKAEVLFPIIEPILKFYGIPDDFKYIPLVESGLKSGTSSKGASGLWQFMAGTARTYGLKVGHGVDERQNVRKSTIAACKYIKELYAEFNSWTLAAAAYNNGSIKMERAINKQNEDNYFRMSLNRETGSYIYKLIAMKAIIEQPKKFGYKDYIVIPPTTQLLAFN is encoded by the coding sequence ATGATAAAAAAAGAAATGATTAAAAAACACTTACTTACGTGCTCCGTAATCCTGGTGCTGGCCCTCATTTCAAAGCTTAATATTTACGGTACAACGATTACCGAAACGGTTGCAAAACCGGCCAAATTAAGCCATCGGACCTCGAAATTTATTTTTATTAAAAGCACTACGGCTGCCTATAATTTTGCCGACGAAGCTTTACCTGTTAACGATGCAAGGGTTACCAAAAAACTCAACAAATCGCTTAGCCAACATTCTTTTAAAAGTGTTCAGTCAACCTTGCTGCACCGCAAGGCCGAAGTGCTGTTCCCTATTATTGAGCCAATTTTAAAGTTTTACGGTATTCCGGATGATTTTAAATACATCCCGCTTGTTGAATCGGGCCTTAAAAGCGGCACTTCTTCAAAAGGAGCATCTGGCTTATGGCAGTTTATGGCCGGCACTGCGCGTACCTATGGCTTAAAGGTTGGCCATGGTGTTGATGAGCGTCAAAATGTACGCAAATCGACAATCGCTGCCTGCAAGTATATCAAAGAACTATACGCCGAGTTTAACAGCTGGACACTGGCTGCCGCAGCTTACAACAATGGCTCCATTAAAATGGAACGCGCCATTAATAAGCAAAACGAGGATAATTACTTTCGCATGAGCCTGAACCGCGAAACCGGTTCATACATCTATAAGCTTATTGCCATGAAAGCAATTATCGAACAGCCTAAAAAGTTTGGGTATAAGGATTACATTGTCATCCCACCCACAACACAACTGTTAGCCTTTAATTAA
- the uvrA gene encoding excinuclease ABC subunit UvrA: MIEKTIDLGEQSEVEVYGARVHNLKNIDVSFPRNQLVVITGLSGSGKSSLAFDTIYAEGQRRYMETFSAYSRQFMGGMERPDVDKVSGLSPVIAIEQKTTSKNPRSTVGTITEIYDFMRLLFARTGDAYSYTTGEKMERMSEDQILKTITEKFDGQPVNILAPVVKARKGHYRELFESIRKQGYLKVWIDGAMADVEPKMQVDRYKIHDIDIVVDRLVVTEKDSKRLYTSVQTALKIAKGIIRVGDKDGNVAYYSKYLMDPVSGISYDEPQPNTFSFNSPYGACEKCNGLGYIFEVDEASVIPNPKLTIMNGGLAPIGEYRETWIFQVLKALAKKYEFSLTTPIEKLSRDHLDIILNGAPDTISVSVEYNKWNVQSYTITFDGIVRMLEEQQERRNDEGMDDMENYRVLKTCPVCDGARLKKESLHFKVDNKNIFELACMDINHLQEWFNGLEDRLSERQNVIAKEILKEIRARIVFLLDVGLSYLTLDRTAKTLSGGEAQRIRLATQIGSQLMNVMYILDEPSIGLHQRDNERLINALKNLRDLGNTVLVVEHDKDMILEADHVIDMGPAAGVHGGQIVAQGTPAQLMKEHTLTTSYINGERSIAIPEKRREGNGKTLSLKKATGHNLKKVSVDFPLGKLIGVTGVSGSGKSSLITETLYPILNHHFFRAKKHPLPYEKIEGLENIDKVIEIDQTPIGRTPRSNPATYTGVFSDIRNLYVALPESRIRGYKPGRFSFNVKGGRCETCQGAGMKVIEMNFLPDVQVPCEECGGRRYNRETLEVRYRGKSISDVLDMSIEDATPFFEHIPSIYRKVKTLNDVGLGYITLGQASTTLSGGEAQRVKLATELSKKDTGNTFYILDEPTTGLHFEDINVLLGVLYQLVDKGNTVLVIEHNLDVIKVVDHVIDLGPEGGSGGGKILFSGTPEGLCKVKESFTGQFLKKEMDIK, translated from the coding sequence ATGATTGAAAAAACCATCGACCTGGGCGAACAAAGCGAAGTTGAAGTTTACGGGGCCAGGGTACATAATTTAAAAAATATTGATGTTTCTTTTCCGCGCAACCAGCTGGTGGTAATTACCGGTTTAAGTGGCAGCGGCAAATCGTCATTGGCATTTGATACCATTTATGCCGAAGGGCAGCGCCGTTATATGGAAACATTTTCGGCCTACTCGCGCCAGTTTATGGGCGGTATGGAGCGGCCGGATGTTGATAAAGTATCGGGCCTAAGCCCGGTTATTGCTATTGAGCAAAAAACAACCAGCAAAAACCCGCGATCAACAGTGGGTACTATTACCGAGATTTACGATTTTATGCGTTTGCTTTTCGCCCGTACCGGGGACGCCTATTCTTACACAACAGGTGAGAAAATGGAGCGGATGAGCGAAGACCAGATCCTGAAAACCATTACCGAAAAATTCGACGGTCAGCCCGTGAACATCTTGGCCCCCGTTGTAAAGGCCCGTAAGGGTCATTACCGCGAGCTTTTTGAATCTATCCGTAAGCAAGGTTACCTTAAAGTATGGATTGATGGTGCCATGGCCGATGTAGAGCCAAAGATGCAGGTAGACAGGTACAAGATTCATGATATTGATATTGTGGTTGACAGGCTGGTGGTGACAGAAAAAGACAGCAAGCGTTTATACACATCGGTGCAAACGGCGCTTAAAATAGCCAAAGGCATTATTCGCGTGGGTGATAAGGATGGTAACGTAGCCTATTATAGTAAGTATTTGATGGATCCGGTTTCGGGTATCTCGTACGATGAGCCGCAGCCAAATACGTTCTCGTTCAACTCGCCTTATGGTGCCTGCGAAAAATGTAATGGTTTAGGATACATTTTTGAGGTTGATGAAGCATCGGTTATCCCTAATCCTAAGCTAACCATTATGAATGGTGGCCTCGCGCCGATAGGTGAATACCGGGAGACCTGGATTTTCCAGGTGCTGAAGGCCTTGGCTAAAAAGTATGAGTTTTCATTAACTACCCCTATAGAAAAGTTAAGCCGCGATCATTTGGATATTATCCTTAACGGAGCGCCAGATACCATCAGTGTTTCTGTTGAGTACAATAAATGGAACGTTCAAAGTTATACCATCACTTTTGACGGCATTGTGCGTATGCTGGAAGAGCAGCAGGAACGCCGGAATGACGAAGGGATGGACGATATGGAAAATTATCGCGTACTTAAAACCTGCCCGGTTTGTGATGGTGCGAGATTAAAAAAAGAATCGCTGCATTTTAAGGTAGATAACAAAAATATATTCGAGCTGGCCTGCATGGATATCAATCACCTGCAGGAATGGTTTAACGGCCTGGAAGACAGGCTGAGCGAACGCCAGAATGTTATCGCCAAAGAGATCCTGAAAGAGATCCGTGCACGTATTGTATTCCTGCTTGATGTGGGTTTGAGTTATTTAACGCTGGATAGGACGGCCAAAACGCTTTCGGGTGGTGAAGCACAGCGAATCCGATTGGCTACACAGATAGGCTCGCAGTTGATGAACGTTATGTACATTTTAGATGAGCCGAGCATCGGCCTGCATCAACGCGATAACGAGCGACTTATAAACGCACTTAAAAACCTGCGCGACCTGGGTAATACCGTTTTGGTGGTTGAGCACGATAAAGATATGATACTGGAAGCCGACCATGTTATTGACATGGGCCCGGCAGCGGGCGTACACGGCGGGCAGATTGTTGCGCAGGGAACACCTGCACAGCTGATGAAAGAGCATACACTCACTACATCCTATATCAATGGCGAACGTTCTATCGCTATTCCTGAAAAAAGGAGAGAGGGTAACGGAAAAACACTAAGCCTTAAAAAGGCAACCGGCCATAATTTAAAAAAGGTTTCTGTTGATTTTCCGTTAGGTAAATTAATTGGTGTTACAGGGGTATCCGGAAGCGGTAAATCAAGCCTAATTACCGAAACGTTATATCCTATTTTAAATCATCATTTTTTCAGGGCCAAGAAACATCCGTTGCCTTACGAAAAAATTGAGGGGCTGGAGAATATCGATAAAGTGATCGAAATAGATCAAACGCCTATCGGCCGTACACCGCGATCGAACCCGGCTACCTATACCGGTGTGTTTTCAGATATTCGGAACCTTTATGTAGCCTTGCCAGAGTCGCGGATCAGGGGATACAAGCCGGGCCGCTTCTCATTTAACGTAAAAGGTGGCCGCTGCGAAACCTGCCAGGGCGCAGGCATGAAGGTTATCGAGATGAATTTTTTACCTGATGTGCAGGTACCATGCGAAGAATGTGGTGGTCGCCGGTACAACCGCGAAACGCTGGAGGTTCGCTATCGTGGCAAATCCATCAGCGATGTGCTGGATATGAGCATTGAAGATGCTACGCCATTTTTTGAACATATCCCATCCATATACCGCAAGGTAAAAACCTTGAATGATGTTGGTTTAGGTTACATTACTTTGGGCCAGGCGTCAACCACGCTATCTGGTGGCGAGGCTCAACGTGTTAAGCTGGCTACCGAGCTATCAAAAAAAGATACCGGTAATACCTTTTACATTTTAGATGAGCCTACCACAGGTTTGCATTTTGAGGATATTAACGTGCTGTTAGGCGTGCTTTATCAACTGGTTGATAAAGGCAATACTGTTTTAGTAATTGAGCATAACCTGGATGTAATTAAAGTTGTTGACCATGTTATCGATCTGGGCCCCGAAGGTGGCTCTGGCGGCGGTAAAATTCTTTTCAGCGGTACCCCCGAAGGTTTATGCAAAGTGAAGGAAAGCTTTACCGGCCAGTTTTTGAAAAAGGAAATGGACATCAAATAA
- a CDS encoding phosphodiester glycosidase family protein — MKKSRGFLFTVFALLVAVAALAFTRTHQDEDRFLSYWVNPKKHELKLYWKDDGNSNFGSIQNLKLWLDNNKRKLVFAMNAGMYKPDGSPQGLYIENRKTLSPLDTSSGNGNFYLKPNGVFYLTTTNTAVICSTASFKDHGDIKYATQSGPMLVIGGQIHPSFKAGSANLNIRNGVGILPTGEVVFVISKVPVNFYDFAAYFKNMGCKNALYLDGFVSRAYLPEKNWGQTDGNFGVMIGVTEPK; from the coding sequence ATGAAAAAGAGCAGGGGTTTTCTATTCACAGTTTTTGCCCTGCTTGTTGCAGTGGCAGCACTGGCTTTTACACGGACACATCAGGATGAAGACCGTTTTCTTAGCTATTGGGTAAACCCCAAAAAACACGAACTGAAACTTTATTGGAAGGACGATGGAAATTCGAATTTCGGCAGTATCCAAAACCTGAAGCTTTGGCTTGATAATAATAAGCGTAAGCTGGTATTTGCCATGAACGCAGGGATGTACAAACCGGATGGATCGCCACAAGGGCTGTACATCGAAAATAGAAAAACATTATCGCCCTTAGATACATCATCGGGTAATGGCAATTTTTACCTGAAGCCCAACGGGGTTTTCTATCTTACAACAACCAATACGGCGGTTATTTGTAGCACAGCCTCGTTTAAAGATCATGGTGATATTAAATACGCCACCCAATCAGGGCCGATGCTGGTGATAGGTGGGCAAATTCATCCATCATTTAAAGCGGGGTCAGCAAACCTGAATATCAGGAATGGCGTTGGTATTTTACCAACCGGCGAAGTTGTTTTCGTAATTTCTAAAGTGCCCGTTAATTTTTATGATTTTGCAGCGTATTTTAAAAATATGGGCTGTAAAAATGCCTTATATCTGGATGGTTTTGTTTCGAGGGCTTATTTGCCCGAAAAAAACTGGGGGCAAACAGATGGGAACTTTGGGGTGATGATTGGGGTAACCGAACCTAAATAA